The DNA region AATACCTGCACCTAACAGTACGTTTGATGATCGGATCCTTCGAAAAAAACTGATATGTCGCCGCCATCCCATACAAGCTCATCCCCACACCAATAAAATTAATCAACCTGCTCAAGAAAAAGCCAtaagccatcaccaccgccccgtCCGCCTGCGCCTGCTTCAAAGTATTataccccccttcccccttaTAATTCGACCCCCCTTTCAACACGGCAAATTTCTCCTCCAGGTTCTTGTTCAGCGGCAACAACACCGAAATTGGCGGCAGCAAAATATCCGTCACGAGCGAGGTCACAAGGGCGGTGAACATGGACGCGATGATCAGACCGAACGCGATCTCGAGCACGTTTCCCTGGAAGGCAAAGTCGATGAAGCCGTGCAGGAAGCGATGGGCTTTGGCCCGCCCACGGTCCAAGAggtcatcgtcctcgtctccgTCGTGCGAGGCGCTGCGGCCTGGCGGGGGGGAATCGGTGTACGTTCCTTCTGTGGTGAGGCGGGGCATCGTGGATCTTTGGAccgtatatatatatgtatgtgCCGAGAAATGCAGGTTTTGGGGAAAATGAGGATTGTTGTTGAAAGTATCGTGAAGTGAGGCAAGACGTTAGGTGTGAAACCCAAACGGGGGCTGCTCCTTCGACGTCACTGTTTCCTGATTGGGGCCACATAAGGGAGGTGCGGGGAGCAGAATCTTGGCAACTTCTGCCCCTCAAGATTGATGTTGATACGCTTTGCTTGACAATACACTACCACACACTTCATGACCGCGATCATGCGTTCAACCAAATGCCATGTTGCTATTACACATACACACCACAGTAGACCGACAACTTGCCACAAATAACAAAAGAAAGCTGCCACCCCGAAACGTCCCACAATTCCCAGCTTCACATAACTTGTGCTTAACCCGGTGCAACTCTGACTCCCATATAAACTGTGAACCATGTGATCCCCATTATGAACAAGAAAGCTAGGAACTCGAGTATTTCTCCCCGCTATCATCAAATCTAATCGCTCATGTCGAAATCATCGCTTTCgtcatccccaccaccgccacctaTCGagtcatcctcatcgctgTCAATTACAatcggcttcttcttcacgGCTGCGGCACGACCAGGCCTGGCCTTGGGCCTGGCTGCGGGAGGACTATCTGGGGCATCTTCCATAGcctcatcgccctcatcGTCGCTCAAGCCTTTTTgagccttggccttcttaGCAGCATACGCCTTCGCAGCTGGTGAGAGATGTGGTGCCTTGGGCTTAGCAGCGGCTGTTTTGGCGGTCTTGGTAACAgcggccttggccttgggagCAGTTGCCTCATCCTTGTCCTTAGTGCTCTTGCTGCCGGCAGGACGTCCACGCTTCTTGGCCGGTGCTGGAATGACACTGAGAGGGGCCTTTGCCTTGGATGCTGCCTTGGGAGCAGGTTTGGCAGCGGGAACGTCGTCGTCTGATAGGAAATCGTCCAAGTTatcctccttggtcttcaGGGGGGATGACCTGGCGAGCGCCTCGTAATTGGTGTCGTCGTGGTCGTCCAAGTCGAGACTGGGCTTAGATGGCTTGGACTTCATCTTGGGGAGAACTGAAGTATCCCCACCTCCAGAATGGGACATGGCAAACAGACTAAGCCTGCCACCGCTGCTGCTCGAAGCTGGAGCTCCTATGCCCTTGACCATAGCACCGACATCACCGAGCTTCAAGCTGTCGTCACTATCCGAATCATCGCTGAGCTTATACATCGGTTTGGCCTTGGCTGCGGCTGCACGCTTGGCTGGTGGTTTCGCCTCAAAGTCCTCTTCAgagtcatcatcactgagCTTGTAGGATGGCTTTGCTTTGGCCGCGGCCGCGCGCTTGACGGgcggcttctcctccacttcctcgTCCGATTCGTTGTCGCTGAGCTTGTATGACGGCTTCGCCTtagctgctgctgctgccacgcGCTTGACGGGCGGCTTCTCGGCCACGGCCTCCTCGGATTCTGAAGCCATATCCACATCTTCATCTACTGAAGGTTTACCCAAATCCATAAAGTCCTCGTCCGAGTCATCAGATACCACATACTTAGACTTCGCAGCAGCCGCGCGCTTGGTACGACCGTTGGTTGCTGTGGGAGCCTCCGACTCTTCCTTCACTTTAGTGTTGATGGGCATTGCCTTCTTACCCAAGAGGGCAAAATCGTCATCAGATATCCCACCGCCCGCTTCAACATCTGGCAAGGTTTTGTCAGCGACAGGCTTCGGCTTGGACTTTGCCTGGAACGCCTCGGCAAACCGCTGCTGGGTTTTCTCCGTCTTGATAGGCACAGGAGCAGCCTTGACGGCCTTGGCCCTAGATTTCTTCTCTGGCTCATAGGCGTCGTCATCCTTCCGACGGcggcctcctcccttccctaCACCGAGCTTGTCCGACTTGCGGCGGCCCATTCTGCGAATGCCGGTGGCGATCTCATCGTCCAGCTTCAGCTGCGTTTCCCACTCCTCTTGGAAAGCATCCAAATCCTTGACCCAAAGGTCCTTCTCACTCAGAGCCTGCAGTTCATCATGctccgccttcttggccgcaaTCTGGTTTTTAAGTCTCTCAAGACGCTCGCTGGTGAAAGACCAGACAGGCATCGAAAGCAGGTAGTCGTAGTCGCGAGCGCCTCCAGCGGTGTCGTCATCTTCGGCCTCTTCAGCAGCCATTTCCTCGTCAGGCGACTTGGCCTTCTTATCCTCCTTGGGAGGGAATGCCTCATAGTCGCGGTCACGAAGCTCCTGCACCAAgacagccttcttctttcggTTGACCACCATCTTGTTGTCGATGATTTCCGTGATGAAACGGTACTGGTTCTTGAGCTTCCGGTAATCGGCGTGGTACACCTTGAGCCAATGCTTCTTGCGCTCTGTGTACATCTTCAGGCGGTAGTGGTAGTATTCCTCCatgatctcctccaccttgtcGTATTTTCTGATCTTGCCCTGAGTGTCAAAGGCCACCAAGTTTGTTGTGGAGACGGTAGTGGTAAGCTTGAACTTCTCCAACAGACCTTCCCTGAGGGCTGCCTCTCGGTGCTTCTCGTCCATGTCAATGATGAAATGGACCGTCTTGTGGTCGTTGAACTCCTTGTAATCCTTGATGAAGGTCGGTGTCTTGTCGTTCTGGATGATGTCCTCAAGCTTAGCCTTGAAGTCATCAGTCCACATGCGGATTGGCAATTCAGTAACGTGGATCTCGTTGGGGTTCTGCTCATCTTGCCTGATAATACCGTTGAAACGCCACTTGTTGGGCGCTTCCTGCTCCGGAGTTCCTTTCCAACCACGCCACCATGGTGCCATGGGGACGAAGGGCTTCTCCTCGGTATCGTCAGGGTCAAACCTTCCCATCCGGCGCCTCAGATTCTCCACTATGTGCATGGGGTGGTAGTTGGGAATCGAAGTACTCCAGCCGGTACCAATACCGTCGGCACCATTGACCAAGACCATTGGTAGGATCGGAGCATACACCTTGGGCTCGATCATGTTGCCGTCGTCGAACTGGTACTCGAGATTGGGCTCGTCAAGCTTGGAGAAGACCTTGCGCGCAAACGGGGACAGTCTCGTGTGAATGTAACGAGCGCTGGCAGAATCTTTTCCACCAGAGAGTCGGGAACCGAAGTTGCCGCTAGGTTCTAGGCAGTTGACGTTGTTCGAGCCGACAAAGGTCTGAGCTAGACCAATGATTGTCTGCTGCAGAGATTGTTCACCGTGATGGTAGGCGGCTTGCTCGGAAATATAACCGGCAAGTTCCACAACCTTCTGGTCGTTGACAAGATTGCGCTTGAAGGCAGAGTAAATGACCTTGCGCTGACCAGGCTTGAAGCCGTCGATCATGGATGGGATCGATCGGATGTTGTCAGCCATACTGAACAGAATGAATTCGTTCTGGAGGAACTGGGAGTAACTAATTCTCTGAGCCGTAGAGTCGAGGAAGGTTCCCGGAACAAAGTTGCCCAACCATTCTTTGCGAGCATcggccttctttttgctgaAGATCATGTCAAGCATCTGAGACTCCTCTGGCTTGAGTGTCTCGAATTCTTTGAGATGGCGATCCAGATCAGTGAAGTAGACTTGGGCGTCTTCGTTCGAAGAACTacccaaccccttcaagTACTTGTACTTCCACTTCCGGAGTTCATTCTTGTTGTTCTCTTTCCACGTCTCATACTCGACGAGGTTGAAGAACGACTTGGGACGCAGAGGTTTCTTTGGGTTTGTGCCTTGCCACACCTTGACGACAGGGGTGATGAACTGCTGGAAGAAGTTGGGGATGCGCAGCAGCGAAGGAAACTGAACCTCAAGGAAGTTGATGAGCAAGCCCTTGATATGACTGCCGTCCAAATCCTGATCGGCCATGATCATCAAATGGCCGTATCGGAGACCCCTGGTATCGGTGTACACTTGCTTGTGCTTCAGACCCAGGAACTTTTTGATGTTTTCGATTTCCTTATTCTTCATGATCTGCTCGGTCGATGCGTCACGCACGTTCAGCATCTTTCCACGAAGAGGGAACACGCCGATGCGATCCGGATCCAGGACAGCGCGACCAGCAACGGCCAATGCTCTGGCAGAGTCACCTTCCGTCAAGATGAGGGTACACTCGTGGCCACGCTTGGTGCCCGCCAAGTTGGCGTCGACAAGCTTCTCGTTGCTCACACGAGCACGCTTGTTGCCGTCCGATTTTGCCAGCATCTTATCCGCTTTCCTTTCAGCAAACTCCATGATGTTGGCGATGACTTCAGACTTCTGGACCTTCTTGAGAAAGGCATCACTCAGGATACACTTGCTACCAAAGGCACTAACTTTGGTCGTCAGTTGCTCCTTGGTCTGAGAGGTGAAGGCAGGGTTGTCGACCAAACagttgatgaagatgaagatgtaGTTGCGGAAGTTGGCCGGCTTGAGACCAtggcccttcttcttcttgttgagctCCTTCAGAAGGGCTTCGGTGATTTGATCGGCAATGTAGTTGACGTGTGTACCACCCGACGTTGTGGCGATATTGTTGACGAAGGACACTTGTTGGAATGAACCATCTGACACAGTGAACCCCACCTGCCACGTTCTGCCCTTGTCCCTGACCTCCTCATACTCTACATTCGCAGCAGTAGGTTTCTCGCCTTCGGGAACAACGTCACCCCGCTCGGCAGCGATTGATTTGGCGTATAGCTGGCAATAGCCCTTGAACTTGGCGATCTTGAGTTGCTCCCCGTTCAGCCAGACTTTGACGCTGGCCATGGTGCCTGCCATGTCGTACACACGGCGGTACATGAGGGCTTCCAAGTCGTCATCAATGCCGTTCTCCATGCCAAATCTCTTGTAGTCCGGAAGGAAGGTCACTCTGACGAAGTCGTTGGTCTTGTTGGCTGTGATTTTGGGCTTTTCCATCTTGGACATGTTGTCGGTCCAGGTCTGCTTGTATCGCTTGCCGTTGACGCTATCCTGGCACTCCAGAGTGAACTTCAAACTGAAGATATTGGTAAGCTTCGCACCGTAACCGTTGCGACCACcgaccgtcttcttctcatcatcgtcgtagTTCGAACCGGTGAGAAGGTGACCAAAGATAAGCTCGGGGATATAGCAGCCCTCCTTCTGATGCATCTCAACCGGGATTCCCTTGCCGTTGTTCTCGACTGAAATCTCACCCGTCTCGCGATCGACAGTCACCTTGAGAAAGGTCATGGAGGCATCGCGCTGGCTGTTGTCCGCGGCGTTGACAAGGATTTCGTCAAAGATCTTGTAGAGACCAGGAACAAAGGATACAACACGATTTTCCATCAATTTTTCCGTCTTGTTGAAAACCCACATCTTTTGGTCGGTGCGTTCAACGGACCCGATATAGGTATCGGGGCGCTTGATGATGTGCTCGAGCTGCGTGAGCTTCTGGTATGTTTCGGTGGCGGAtttggaggacttggaggcAGCTGCCAGGGCTGGCTCATCGTCGATCAGCATGCTGTCGTTCTCGATCTCAGCCAGTGGCTTGCCACTGGACTTCTTCGCCGgtgccttcttctgcttcttaGCCATCGGAGGAGTGCTGGAGAGAGGCCTATCGTCATCGCTATCATCGCTATCCGGCTTCGTTCTCTTCTTGGGCGCCGCCTTCGCCTTGCCGACCGTGAGCTTGGTTTGGACCATCTTGGCAGCTTTCGCGGCAGGCGCTTTCTTCGGCGCAGCCTTagcttttgttttctgtaGCAGATGTTGTTAGCTTTGCTGTTGCTTGCGCTTGTATTGGTAGAATAGCTCAGTATTCAGAGTTGGTGCTTCAACTGAGCGATCCTCTGCTGCCGCCGAGTTACCGCTGGGTAACCAGACTAGATGCAGTCTGCAAAACCAATTCAAAGACGAAGGGAAGGGCTCCAGGAAACATACGTACCACCTCTGGTGAGTATCCGTCAGACTCGCTTTGGGCAGTGTCAAAGACGGACTCCACGTCTGAATCCATGTTGGCGATGACCTGGGAGGCGCGTTCCTCAAGTCGCGCGTCGCAAAGTCTTTAGCGCAACGTGAAAAGGGGCGGCAGAGGGAGAGCAAAGGCTTTGTTCTTTGGTACATGCAAAATTCGAAGGTGGAAAAGGGTCGAAATAAGACGAAGTCTCGACACCACACGACGTAACAATAGCGAAAAAAAGAGATTCCGGGAGAGGCCTCGATCAACTCGCCCAGCGTTTGTCGTCGAGTCGAAGGGAGTAGGCAAAATGAGAAGGAATGGAGGGGTCGCGTCACAAGAAAGAGTTAAGAGGAATTGTTGTGGCGAGTGTAGCCGGCCGCAGGTAAACAAAGTCGTCGTTGTGCGTGGTCTCAGTGGTGGGTGTACTGCGAGCCTGCTGTGCGTTGTGTTCAATATTTCGTAGGGCGAGTTTTCCTCGACTAGGGTCTTCAATGCCGTGTCCAGGCACCATACGCGAACGAGACGCGACTTCCTGCTGAAAGTGGGGTCGGGA from Podospora pseudoanserina strain CBS 124.78 chromosome 1, whole genome shotgun sequence includes:
- a CDS encoding hypothetical protein (EggNog:ENOG503Q3H1; COG:M), encoding MPRLTTEGTYTDSPPPGRSASHDGDEDDDLLDRGRAKAHRFLHGFIDFAFQGNVLEIAFGLIIASMFTALVTSLVTDILLPPISVLLPLNKNLEEKFAVLKGGSNYKGEGGYNTLKQAQADGAVVMAYGFFLSRLINFIGVGMSLYGMAATYQFFSKDPIIKRTVRCRYCRKSISEKAARCINCTSWQDGREDRLF
- the TOP2 gene encoding DNA topoisomerase 2 (EggNog:ENOG503NWYX; BUSCO:EOG0926073O; COG:B), with translation MDSDVESVFDTAQSESDGYSPEVKTKAKAAPKKAPAAKAAKMVQTKLTVGKAKAAPKKRTKPDSDDSDDDRPLSSTPPMAKKQKKAPAKKSSGKPLAEIENDSMLIDDEPALAAASKSSKSATETYQKLTQLEHIIKRPDTYIGSVERTDQKMWVFNKTEKLMENRVVSFVPGLYKIFDEILVNAADNSQRDASMTFLKVTVDRETGEISVENNGKGIPVEMHQKEGCYIPELIFGHLLTGSNYDDDEKKTVGGRNGYGAKLTNIFSLKFTLECQDSVNGKRYKQTWTDNMSKMEKPKITANKTNDFVRVTFLPDYKRFGMENGIDDDLEALMYRRVYDMAGTMASVKVWLNGEQLKIAKFKGYCQLYAKSIAAERGDVVPEGEKPTAANVEYEEVRDKGRTWQVGFTVSDGSFQQVSFVNNIATTSGGTHVNYIADQITEALLKELNKKKKGHGLKPANFRNYIFIFINCLVDNPAFTSQTKEQLTTKVSAFGSKCILSDAFLKKVQKSEVIANIMEFAERKADKMLAKSDGNKRARVSNEKLVDANLAGTKRGHECTLILTEGDSARALAVAGRAVLDPDRIGVFPLRGKMLNVRDASTEQIMKNKEIENIKKFLGLKHKQVYTDTRGLRYGHLMIMADQDLDGSHIKGLLINFLEVQFPSLLRIPNFFQQFITPVVKVWQGTNPKKPLRPKSFFNLVEYETWKENNKNELRKWKYKYLKGLGSSSNEDAQVYFTDLDRHLKEFETLKPEESQMLDMIFSKKKADARKEWLGNFVPGTFLDSTAQRISYSQFLQNEFILFSMADNIRSIPSMIDGFKPGQRKVIYSAFKRNLVNDQKVVELAGYISEQAAYHHGEQSLQQTIIGLAQTFVGSNNVNCLEPSGNFGSRLSGGKDSASARYIHTRLSPFARKVFSKLDEPNLEYQFDDGNMIEPKVYAPILPMVLVNGADGIGTGWSTSIPNYHPMHIVENLRRRMGRFDPDDTEEKPFVPMAPWWRGWKGTPEQEAPNKWRFNGIIRQDEQNPNEIHVTELPIRMWTDDFKAKLEDIIQNDKTPTFIKDYKEFNDHKTVHFIIDMDEKHREAALREGLLEKFKLTTTVSTTNLVAFDTQGKIRKYDKVEEIMEEYYHYRLKMYTERKKHWLKVYHADYRKLKNQYRFITEIIDNKMVVNRKKKAVLVQELRDRDYEAFPPKEDKKAKSPDEEMAAEEAEDDDTAGGARDYDYLLSMPVWSFTSERLERLKNQIAAKKAEHDELQALSEKDLWVKDLDAFQEEWETQLKLDDEIATGIRRMGRRKSDKLGVGKGGGRRRKDDDAYEPEKKSRAKAVKAAPVPIKTEKTQQRFAEAFQAKSKPKPVADKTLPDVEAGGGISDDDFALLGKKAMPINTKVKEESEAPTATNGRTKRAAAAKSKYVVSDDSDEDFMDLGKPSVDEDVDMASESEEAVAEKPPVKRVAAAAAKAKPSYKLSDNESDEEVEEKPPVKRAAAAKAKPSYKLSDDDSEEDFEAKPPAKRAAAAKAKPMYKLSDDSDSDDSLKLGDVGAMVKGIGAPASSSSGGRLSLFAMSHSGGGDTSVLPKMKSKPSKPSLDLDDHDDTNYEALARSSPLKTKEDNLDDFLSDDDVPAAKPAPKAASKAKAPLSVIPAPAKKRGRPAGSKSTKDKDEATAPKAKAAVTKTAKTAAAKPKAPHLSPAAKAYAAKKAKAQKGLSDDEGDEAMEDAPDSPPAARPKARPGRAAAVKKKPIVIDSDEDDSIGGGGGDDESDDFDMSD